Genomic DNA from Candidatus Sulfotelmatobacter sp.:
GGATGCCGGCGCGCGAGCCCAGCGCCTGCGAGCCCACCGGGCGGCCGGTCTCGGCATGCACGGTCAGCAACGAGGCGAACACCCGGCGCTGGCGGTCGCTCAGCGCCGGATCCTCCTGGTTCAGGCGGCCTGGGATCTCGGGTCGGGACATGGCGAGGGAATTATCGGACCCACGGGCCGGCTGTCAAACCGGACGGCGCGCGACTCGATCCAGGCGATGACGTCGTCGGCCACGAACCGGTGCTCGGGCCGGATGCGGAAACCCTCCTCCCGGCGCTCGAGTCGGCCCGCCCGCACCGCCGCGTCCAGCGCAGACCCGCGCGTCCGGAGCACGTCCGACCACGCTTCGGGGGGGTAGTCGGCGGCCACCATTCCGGTCCCGAGCCTCAACGCCAGCATCACGATTTCGCTCGCGCGCGACTCGGGGGTCTCGACCTCGCGCTCCGCCTCGGGATCGAGCCCGCGTTCGAGCGATTCGGCCCAGCGATCGGGCGACCAGTGGTTGGCGTAGCGCTCGCCCTCCAGCAGGCCGTGCGCCGAGGGACCGAGTCCCAGGTACGGCCGGCGCAACCAGTAGCCGAGATTGTGTCGGGATTCGGCGTCGGGTCGAGAGAAGTTCGAAGTCTCGTAGCAGCCCCATCCCGCCCGCTCCGCGCGCTCGCTGAGCAACGCGTAGGCGTCCGCCTCAAGTGCCGCGCCGAGCGGCTCGAGCTCGCCACGCAGTACCCGGTTTCCGAGCGGGGTGCCGGGCTCGACCAGGAAGGCGTAGGCCGAAAGGTGCTCGGGTTCGAGTTCGAGCGCGCGATCGAGGGTGCGCGACCAGCTCGAGAGCGTCTGACCGGGGAAGCCGAACATCAGATCCAGCGACAGGCGCTCGAAGCCCGCCCGGCGGGCTCGCGCGAATGCCAGCGCCGGCCGCTCCGAGTCGTGAAGCCGCCCGAGCGCCTTCAACTCGTGATCGTGAAAGCTCTGCACTCCGAAGGAGAGCCGGTTGACTCCGGCCCCGCGCCAGGCCGCCATCATCCGCTCGCCGGCGTTCTCGGGATTCACCTCGACCGTGAACTCGGCCCGGGGGTGGATCACGAACCGGGCGCGCAGCGCCGCGACGATCCGCTCGAAATGCCGCGCCGGTAGCGCCGAGGGCGTGCCGCCGCCGAAGAAGACGCTCCGAAATTCCAGCGACGCGACGGAAGGAGCGCGCCGCTCGATCTCACGCTCGAGCGCGTCGAGATAGCGGTCGACCGCCGCGGCGGACAATGCGCCGCTCGAGAAGTCGCAATAGCCGCAGCGGGCCGCGCAGAACGGCACGTGCACGTAGAGCCCCGGGCCGGACTCGGCGCGCGCCCGCGCGCCCGGCCCGACCCGAGGGAGGCCCGCCTCCGGCGCCGGAGGCAAATTCACCGAATCGGCTGGAAGATGCGATTCCATCGAGGCCAGTTCTTCTCTCCGTCCCACGACCAGTAGAGGAACATCGCGCGGCCCTTGACCAGGTCCATCTTGAGCGTTCCCCAGTAGCGGCTGTCGTTCGAGTTGTCGCGATTGTCGCCCATCATGAACAGCTCGCCGGGCGGCACGGTGAGCGGTCCGAAGTTGTCGCGGAAGTCGTAGCCTGCCGGACGGATCTGGGGATCGGTATGCTTGGTGTAGGGTTCGGGCAGCGCCACGCCGTCGACGCTCACCTGCTTGTCGCGGATCTGGATGGTCTTGCCGCCGGTCCCGATGCAGCGCTTGATGAAATCCTTGGTTGGATCGAGTGGAAACTGGAACACGATCACGTCCCCGCGCCGAGGCGCTCTCAGCCCGGGCAGCCGGATGTGGGTGAATGGGATCTTCGGTCCGTACTCGAACTTGTTCACGAACAGGAAGTCGCCCACCAGCAGAGTGTCGCGCATGGACTCGGACGGGATGCGGAATGCCTGAATGACGAACGCGCGCAGGAACAGCGTCAGCACCAGCGCCCAAAGCGCGGCCTCGACGTATTCCCGAACGACGGAGCGAGCCGGATGGGCGCCGGAGCCGCCGGAGCGGCCGGACGTCGAGCCGGAGCGGCCGGACGCGAAGTTGGACTTGACGGACATGAGTCTCCTCGTCGGATGCGACGCGGGGTTCAGCGATCGACCTTCAGCACCGCCAGGAACGCCTCCTGCGGCACTTCGACGGTTCCGATCTGCTTCATACGCTTCTTGCCTTCCTTCTGTTTCTCCAGCAGCTTGCGCTTGCGCGTGATGTCGCCACCGTAACACTTCGCGAGCACATTCTTGCGGATCGCCCCCAGAGTCTCGCGGGCGATCACCTTGCCGCCAATGGCCGCCTGGATCGCGACCGCGAACATCTGGCGCGGGATCAGTTCCTTCAGCTTTTCGCACAGCGTGCGACCGTAGTCGTAGGCCTTGTCACGATGGACGATCGCCGACAGCGCGTCCACCACCTCGCCGTTGAGCAGGATCTCGAGTTTGACGACGTCGCCTTCGCGGTAGCCGTCGATCTCGTAGTCGAGCGA
This window encodes:
- the hemW gene encoding radical SAM family heme chaperone HemW; protein product: MPPAPEAGLPRVGPGARARAESGPGLYVHVPFCAARCGYCDFSSGALSAAAVDRYLDALEREIERRAPSVASLEFRSVFFGGGTPSALPARHFERIVAALRARFVIHPRAEFTVEVNPENAGERMMAAWRGAGVNRLSFGVQSFHDHELKALGRLHDSERPALAFARARRAGFERLSLDLMFGFPGQTLSSWSRTLDRALELEPEHLSAYAFLVEPGTPLGNRVLRGELEPLGAALEADAYALLSERAERAGWGCYETSNFSRPDAESRHNLGYWLRRPYLGLGPSAHGLLEGERYANHWSPDRWAESLERGLDPEAEREVETPESRASEIVMLALRLGTGMVAADYPPEAWSDVLRTRGSALDAAVRAGRLERREEGFRIRPEHRFVADDVIAWIESRAVRFDSRPVGPIIPSPCPDPRSQAA
- the lepB gene encoding signal peptidase I, whose translation is MSVKSNFASGRSGSTSGRSGGSGAHPARSVVREYVEAALWALVLTLFLRAFVIQAFRIPSESMRDTLLVGDFLFVNKFEYGPKIPFTHIRLPGLRAPRRGDVIVFQFPLDPTKDFIKRCIGTGGKTIQIRDKQVSVDGVALPEPYTKHTDPQIRPAGYDFRDNFGPLTVPPGELFMMGDNRDNSNDSRYWGTLKMDLVKGRAMFLYWSWDGEKNWPRWNRIFQPIR